A genomic segment from Actinomycetota bacterium encodes:
- a CDS encoding ribulose 1,5-bisphosphate carboxylase: MSMLYYEAQPKALPEGIDYDDFIVATYYAALPRDMIMYYLAPFLAIEQSTGTWTPVPGETPEVRAKHVAKVIGIHEVPFYEFEVPRGVEERTYVVQVAFPFRNIEHQIPMLLTAVVGNISMGGKIKLIDLYLPKKYTEGFQGPRFGIDGIYEALGLEERRPLLNNMIKPCTGYSCEVGEKLFYEAALGGCDVIKDDELIADMAFNRVEDRVKAYMAMEKRVYEETGEHTLYTVNVSDNIPRMFEVARRAVDAGANAIMVNYLAVGLPALQALAEDPDINVPILAHMDCAGALYESPISGIASHLVLAKLPRLAGADAIVFPAPYGKAPYLKDRFVYTADVMHYPMHDIKPTMPMPSGGITPEMVPTCVADIGREIMIGSGGGIHAHPMGPAAGARAFRQAIDATMRGIPLHEYAREHQELAVALGLWEGFFQETTADSGIEAKAHKLGEN, encoded by the coding sequence ATGAGCATGCTTTACTACGAGGCCCAGCCCAAGGCCCTCCCCGAGGGCATCGACTACGATGACTTCATCGTGGCCACCTACTACGCCGCCCTTCCCCGCGACATGATCATGTATTACCTGGCGCCCTTCCTGGCCATAGAGCAGTCCACGGGTACCTGGACGCCGGTCCCCGGGGAGACACCCGAGGTGAGGGCAAAGCACGTGGCCAAGGTCATCGGCATCCACGAGGTCCCCTTCTACGAGTTCGAGGTGCCGCGGGGGGTGGAGGAGCGCACCTACGTGGTGCAGGTCGCCTTCCCCTTCCGCAACATCGAGCACCAGATCCCCATGCTGCTCACCGCAGTAGTGGGGAACATCTCCATGGGAGGGAAGATCAAGCTCATCGACCTATACCTGCCGAAGAAGTATACGGAGGGGTTCCAGGGACCGAGGTTCGGCATCGACGGCATCTACGAGGCACTGGGGCTCGAGGAGCGGCGGCCCCTGCTCAACAACATGATCAAGCCCTGCACCGGGTATTCCTGCGAGGTGGGGGAGAAGCTCTTCTACGAGGCGGCGCTGGGCGGTTGCGACGTCATCAAGGACGACGAGCTCATCGCGGACATGGCCTTCAACCGCGTGGAGGACCGCGTGAAGGCCTACATGGCCATGGAGAAGCGCGTCTACGAGGAGACGGGCGAGCACACCCTGTACACGGTGAACGTCTCGGACAACATCCCCAGGATGTTCGAGGTGGCCAGGCGCGCCGTGGACGCCGGCGCCAACGCCATCATGGTCAACTACCTGGCGGTGGGGCTTCCCGCGCTGCAGGCCCTGGCCGAGGATCCGGACATAAACGTGCCCATCCTGGCGCACATGGATTGCGCCGGCGCTCTCTACGAGTCGCCCATCTCGGGCATCGCCTCCCACCTGGTGCTGGCCAAGCTGCCGCGCCTGGCGGGCGCGGACGCCATCGTCTTCCCTGCCCCCTACGGGAAGGCGCCCTACCTCAAGGACCGCTTCGTGTATACCGCGGACGTCATGCATTACCCCATGCACGACATCAAGCCAACCATGCCCATGCCCTCCGGGGGGATCACCCCGGAGATGGTGCCCACCTGCGTTGCCGATATCGGCAGGGAGATCATGATCGGGTCCGGGGGCGGCATACACGCACATCCCATGGGCCCGGCCGCGGGCGCACGCGCCTTCCGGCAGGCCATAGACGCCACCATGCGGGGTATACCCCTGCACGAGTACGCGCGGGAGCACCAGGAGCTGGCCGTGGCCCTGGGGCTGTGGGAAGGCTTCTTCCAGGAGACCACGGCCGATAGCGGCATCGAGGCCAAGGCCCACAAGCTGGGGGAGAATTAG
- a CDS encoding PAS domain-containing protein has translation MKEREGGSALHASLLLDGEERILEGNRDAEVFLEKPLEQVRKVPLQQANPSLHAALKELLAKTRRGRGVEDYALAYKVGKRLMRLNISIAPYPLEALGATGSLVTITTPGPRYVPEKREPVAAEGAPPPVKAVKGDIREFLDGLPEPAFLLDRESVCVYVNQAMCDAVGHGEEDLLGRPLSFFLAREKAKKALDYLPEAVHAAPWRGELEFSREDGSTSFVAVTVSFLGEGEEALLLGLGRECTAEARINRERDGELKRVWSLLEDAEAALVCFTPDLRVTLISHSAEELLRTTRDRAIGTPLPDLFPAAAREEVAALLQRVVAGERVEGVELRIGERKEVRVLSLQGKPAREARGRKREFMLLVREVTGEDSAVTAMEGLLEESRRRERILGAAVRSTGVDDFLEGCLALLEEELACTSSAAFLVEEGSASLRAWRNLSGEERGVLRALGLRPGYARVCQGLRVLTVTVRGGVPREGWDEVISCVEKPDALVPVLRERRWRSLTVIPLRGGEGVAGFFVLADCDAEKTAGVGEHSLASMGETAAGVLASLQERISREEEEKEAGGGGAPGTGTAAPQDPREDVAEPAGTGAAGALAEARDLEAAREEHDYFEIARRLKGHEEAVDALPLWSQEAPDRAVPSARGIDLGALLVDLKEYYSRRRPGSNIFLELDEDIPLVHTDKKMLREALMCLLDNALKFSPRGSPVILGAERWGDEVLLRVEDQGPGIPPEVVRQVMQEGGGGEGRGRRAKSLVVCRDFVKAMGGELTLKGKGGEGTTAYIRLRLLPFLRDVR, from the coding sequence ATGAAGGAAAGGGAAGGCGGGTCAGCCCTCCACGCCTCCCTTCTCCTCGATGGAGAGGAACGCATACTGGAGGGGAACCGCGACGCCGAGGTCTTCCTGGAGAAACCCCTCGAGCAGGTGCGCAAGGTCCCGCTGCAGCAGGCTAATCCATCCCTCCACGCGGCGTTGAAGGAGCTGCTGGCCAAGACACGGCGGGGACGCGGGGTGGAGGATTACGCGCTGGCCTACAAGGTGGGAAAACGCCTCATGCGCCTTAACATCTCCATAGCGCCCTACCCCCTCGAGGCCCTGGGCGCGACGGGAAGCCTGGTCACCATCACCACCCCGGGCCCGAGATACGTTCCGGAGAAGCGCGAGCCCGTCGCGGCGGAGGGAGCGCCGCCGCCCGTAAAGGCGGTGAAGGGCGACATCCGGGAGTTCCTGGACGGCCTGCCCGAGCCGGCTTTCCTTCTCGACCGGGAGTCCGTATGCGTCTACGTCAACCAGGCCATGTGCGATGCGGTGGGCCACGGGGAGGAGGATCTCCTGGGGCGCCCGCTCTCGTTCTTCCTTGCCAGGGAGAAGGCGAAGAAGGCGCTGGATTACCTGCCGGAGGCGGTGCACGCGGCTCCCTGGAGGGGAGAGCTCGAGTTCAGCCGCGAGGACGGCTCCACCTCCTTCGTCGCCGTGACGGTGAGTTTCCTGGGCGAGGGGGAGGAAGCCCTGCTGCTGGGGCTGGGGAGGGAATGCACCGCCGAGGCCAGGATAAACAGGGAGCGCGATGGCGAGCTGAAGCGGGTCTGGAGCCTCCTCGAGGATGCCGAGGCGGCGCTGGTATGCTTCACGCCCGACCTCCGCGTCACCCTGATCAGCCACTCCGCGGAGGAGTTGCTCCGCACCACGAGGGACAGGGCCATAGGCACCCCGCTGCCCGACCTTTTCCCCGCCGCGGCCAGGGAAGAGGTGGCCGCCCTGCTGCAGCGCGTGGTCGCGGGCGAGAGGGTGGAAGGCGTCGAGTTGAGAATAGGGGAGAGGAAGGAGGTCAGGGTCCTCTCCCTGCAGGGAAAGCCCGCCCGCGAGGCGCGGGGAAGGAAGCGGGAGTTCATGCTCCTCGTCAGGGAGGTGACCGGGGAGGACTCCGCGGTCACGGCCATGGAGGGACTCCTCGAGGAATCGCGCCGCAGGGAGAGGATTCTCGGGGCGGCGGTGCGCAGCACGGGGGTGGACGATTTCCTGGAGGGCTGCCTCGCGCTCCTGGAGGAGGAGCTCGCCTGCACCTCCTCCGCCGCCTTCCTGGTAGAGGAGGGGAGCGCGTCCCTGCGGGCCTGGCGCAACCTCTCCGGGGAGGAGCGGGGGGTCCTGCGGGCGCTGGGGTTGCGCCCGGGCTACGCGCGTGTATGCCAGGGGCTGCGCGTGCTTACCGTCACCGTACGGGGAGGAGTGCCCCGCGAGGGATGGGACGAGGTCATATCCTGCGTGGAGAAACCGGACGCGCTCGTCCCCGTCCTGCGGGAGAGGAGGTGGCGTTCCCTCACGGTGATCCCGCTGCGCGGGGGGGAAGGGGTCGCGGGATTCTTCGTCCTGGCGGACTGCGATGCGGAGAAGACGGCGGGGGTCGGCGAGCATTCCCTTGCCTCCATGGGGGAGACGGCGGCAGGCGTCCTTGCTTCCCTCCAGGAAAGAATTTCCAGGGAAGAGGAGGAGAAGGAGGCGGGTGGCGGCGGCGCACCGGGGACCGGGACGGCGGCACCCCAAGATCCCCGGGAGGATGTTGCCGAGCCCGCGGGCACCGGAGCCGCGGGCGCCCTCGCGGAGGCGCGGGATCTCGAGGCCGCACGCGAGGAGCACGACTACTTCGAGATAGCGCGCCGCCTGAAGGGTCACGAGGAAGCGGTGGACGCCCTGCCGCTGTGGTCGCAGGAAGCGCCCGACAGGGCGGTCCCCTCGGCCCGCGGCATCGACCTCGGCGCACTGCTCGTGGACCTCAAGGAATATTATTCCAGGAGAAGACCGGGAAGCAACATCTTCCTCGAGCTGGACGAGGACATCCCCCTCGTCCATACCGATAAGAAGATGCTGAGGGAGGCCCTCATGTGCCTGCTGGACAACGCCCTGAAGTTCTCCCCGCGGGGTTCCCCGGTGATCCTGGGGGCGGAGCGCTGGGGCGACGAGGTCCTCCTGCGCGTGGAGGATCAGGGCCCGGGCATCCCGCCGGAGGTGGTGAGGCAGGTCATGCAGGAGGGCGGGGGCGGAGAGGGTCGCGGGAGGCGGGCCAAGAGCCTCGTGGTATGCAGGGATTTCGTCAAGGCCATGGGCGGCGAGCTCACCCTGAAGGGAAAGGGGGGCGAGGGGACCACCGCCTACATAAGGTTGCGCCTCCTGCCTTTCTTGCGCGATGTGAGATGA
- a CDS encoding DUF72 domain-containing protein → MELKVGCCGFPQARQIYYRTLPLVEIQKTFYQLPRVKTSLKWRQEAPPHFEFTIKAWQLITHRPSSPTYRRLTHPIPEELKEAYGSFRPTPENYAAWRETMEVAHALEAEIVVFQTPPTFGPGPKNVAQMREFMSTIERDGLRLAWEPRGSWSSEEVGRICRELDLIHVVDPFQGREKWGSVIYWRLHGIGGYKHRYTDQELGKIVTMLKKSKKKKAYVLFNNIFMWEDAQRFLEIWGKRA, encoded by the coding sequence TTGGAGTTAAAGGTCGGTTGCTGCGGTTTTCCACAGGCACGCCAGATCTATTACCGGACCCTCCCGCTGGTAGAGATCCAGAAGACGTTTTACCAGCTGCCAAGGGTTAAGACCTCGCTTAAATGGCGCCAGGAAGCGCCCCCTCACTTCGAGTTCACCATCAAGGCCTGGCAGCTTATAACCCACCGTCCCTCCAGCCCCACCTACCGGCGCCTTACCCACCCCATACCGGAGGAGCTCAAGGAGGCGTACGGCTCCTTCAGGCCCACGCCCGAGAACTACGCCGCCTGGAGGGAGACCATGGAGGTCGCCCACGCCCTGGAGGCCGAGATAGTGGTCTTCCAGACGCCGCCGACCTTCGGCCCGGGGCCGAAGAACGTGGCGCAGATGCGCGAGTTCATGTCCACCATAGAGAGGGACGGCCTCCGGCTGGCATGGGAGCCGCGGGGCTCCTGGAGCTCCGAGGAGGTGGGCAGGATATGCCGCGAACTGGACCTCATACACGTGGTCGACCCTTTCCAGGGGAGGGAGAAATGGGGTTCCGTCATCTACTGGCGCCTGCACGGGATAGGGGGCTACAAGCACCGCTATACCGACCAGGAGCTGGGGAAGATCGTGACCATGCTCAAGAAGAGCAAGAAGAAGAAGGCATACGTCCTTTTCAACAACATCTTCATGTGGGAGGACGCTCAGCGCTTCCTGGAGATCTGGGGTAAGAGGGCCTGA
- a CDS encoding diphthine--ammonia ligase, with product MESDTGNGPAFVSWSGGKDSCLALHRAVAAGRPVLALFCMLHEGGAFSRSHGVSREALAAQAEALELPIRFGSATWEGYEAAFKEEVGRMRGHGVSAGVFGDIDLAEHRVWVERVCGELGIEPLLPLWGQERRGLVTEFVNLGYRAVIISVRMEYLSRDWLGRVLDLSALRDLEAAGVDPSGEGGEFHTFVFSGPLFAHPVDFATGGVVERDGHLQLEIMPAC from the coding sequence ATGGAGTCAGACACGGGTAACGGGCCCGCCTTCGTTTCCTGGAGCGGCGGCAAGGACTCCTGCCTGGCACTGCACCGTGCGGTCGCGGCCGGGCGACCGGTCCTCGCCCTCTTCTGCATGCTCCACGAGGGAGGCGCTTTTTCCCGCTCCCACGGGGTCTCGCGGGAGGCCCTCGCCGCACAGGCGGAGGCCCTGGAGCTTCCCATCCGCTTCGGCAGCGCCACCTGGGAAGGATACGAGGCGGCGTTCAAGGAGGAGGTGGGGCGCATGCGCGGGCATGGCGTGTCCGCCGGGGTCTTCGGCGACATCGACCTCGCCGAGCACCGCGTCTGGGTGGAGAGGGTGTGCGGGGAACTGGGCATCGAGCCGCTACTGCCCCTCTGGGGGCAGGAGCGCCGCGGGCTGGTGACGGAGTTCGTGAACCTCGGCTACCGGGCCGTCATCATTTCCGTTCGCATGGAATATCTTTCCAGGGACTGGCTGGGGAGGGTGCTGGACCTCTCCGCCCTGCGCGATCTGGAGGCCGCGGGCGTCGATCCATCCGGCGAGGGGGGCGAGTTCCACACCTTCGTCTTTTCCGGCCCCCTCTTCGCCCATCCCGTGGATTTCGCGACGGGCGGCGTCGTGGAGCGCGACGGCCACCTGCAGCTCGAGATCATGCCGGCCTGCTGA
- the ppcA gene encoding phosphoenolpyruvate carboxylase gives MATQHPDNAASAFWLGNSFIDSRDEVRECVVAFGELGCDEFMWDWEGKYVDEAVIERVFEENYSFFKRKALGRDIFLTYRLPNIWVEKGSYRILRAYANILTACDIARDVGLHSPPVFEVILPMTTSAEQLVYLQTSFAEMARLVREDPEKRIGSGNPALIEVIPLVEDIPDMLGIADLIRSYVALYRKRGLEKIRKLSYLRPFIARSDPALNYGMVCAVLGVKVALAGAYRAASESGIRVFPIIGCGSVPFRGNLTPASVGRFLKEYSGISTATVQSSFRYDHPVEEAARGIRTLKRELGKPVAAVEMGGEERREVERLLGIFKKYYRETIMGVAPLINEASRHVPRRRERRLHTGLFGYSRKMTRGVQLPRAITFTASLYSLGIPPEIVGTGRALREVYDKGLSEALNRHYRNLKRDLQDACAYVNRDNITRLRDRLPVLAGLEEDLKWLEGVLGIPTEPTETPHLIHKNITSNILLLLEEGRDVSEMVEEAAVLRRFLG, from the coding sequence ATGGCGACGCAGCACCCCGATAACGCGGCAAGCGCCTTCTGGCTGGGGAACAGCTTCATCGACAGCCGCGACGAGGTGAGGGAATGCGTGGTAGCCTTCGGCGAGCTGGGGTGCGACGAGTTCATGTGGGACTGGGAGGGCAAGTACGTCGACGAGGCGGTCATCGAGCGCGTTTTCGAGGAGAACTACTCCTTCTTCAAGAGAAAGGCCCTGGGGAGGGACATCTTTCTCACCTACCGCCTGCCCAACATATGGGTGGAGAAGGGGAGCTACCGCATCCTGCGCGCCTATGCCAACATCCTCACCGCCTGCGACATCGCCAGGGACGTGGGGTTGCATTCGCCCCCCGTCTTCGAGGTCATCCTCCCCATGACCACCTCGGCGGAGCAGCTCGTGTACCTGCAGACCAGCTTCGCGGAGATGGCGCGCCTGGTCAGGGAGGATCCGGAGAAGAGGATAGGGAGCGGGAACCCGGCGCTTATCGAAGTGATACCGCTGGTGGAGGACATCCCCGACATGCTGGGGATCGCGGACCTCATCCGCAGTTACGTGGCCCTTTACAGGAAGAGGGGCCTGGAAAAGATCAGGAAGCTCTCTTACCTGAGGCCCTTCATCGCCCGTTCGGACCCCGCCCTTAACTACGGGATGGTCTGCGCGGTCCTCGGCGTGAAGGTCGCCCTGGCGGGGGCTTACCGGGCGGCCAGCGAAAGCGGCATACGTGTTTTCCCCATCATAGGGTGCGGGAGCGTGCCCTTCCGCGGGAACCTGACGCCCGCCAGTGTCGGCCGCTTTCTCAAGGAATACTCCGGCATCAGCACGGCTACCGTCCAGTCGTCGTTCCGATACGATCATCCCGTGGAGGAGGCGGCCAGGGGCATCAGGACCCTCAAGAGGGAACTGGGGAAGCCGGTCGCCGCGGTGGAGATGGGCGGCGAGGAACGCCGGGAAGTGGAGAGGCTGCTCGGCATCTTCAAGAAATATTACCGGGAGACCATCATGGGGGTGGCGCCGCTCATCAACGAGGCCTCGCGGCACGTGCCGCGGCGCAGGGAGAGGAGGCTGCACACGGGGCTTTTCGGCTATTCCAGGAAGATGACCAGGGGGGTGCAGCTGCCGCGCGCCATCACCTTCACCGCTTCCCTCTATTCCCTGGGCATACCGCCGGAGATCGTTGGAACGGGCAGGGCACTGCGCGAGGTGTACGACAAGGGGCTGAGCGAGGCGCTGAACCGCCATTACCGCAACCTGAAGCGGGACCTGCAGGACGCCTGCGCTTATGTGAACCGCGACAATATAACGCGCCTGCGGGACAGGTTACCCGTGCTGGCCGGGCTGGAGGAGGACCTGAAGTGGCTTGAAGGCGTGCTGGGCATCCCCACAGAGCCCACGGAAACCCCTCACCTCATCCACAAGAACATCACCTCGAACATACTTCTCCTGCTGGAGGAGGGCAGGGACGTTTCGGAGATGGTGGAGGAAGCCGCCGTGCTCCGTCGCTTCCTCGGCTGA
- a CDS encoding flavodoxin family protein, producing the protein MKDAPEYPRVKVLGISGSPVKGGNVEELLRASLRAQEDVPGVEWELLSLAELRVEDCAHCNWCLRKQGGGRRCSRDDDLAAVYPRVEECDALILATPVYFGRLSGYLAAFIDRMRVYVHGNETAGMLRNKVGGSLAVAWFRMAGLEMALLSVNQFFYAVNMVIAAPDLGLQGGSAFSSLEGSGKREGGDRLLVLHDELGMASAASTVSRAVELARLLKAGREALGASR; encoded by the coding sequence ATGAAAGATGCGCCTGAATACCCACGGGTTAAGGTCCTGGGCATAAGCGGAAGCCCCGTGAAGGGCGGGAACGTGGAGGAATTGTTGCGCGCCTCCCTGCGCGCGCAGGAAGACGTTCCCGGCGTGGAGTGGGAGCTGCTCAGCCTGGCGGAGCTGCGCGTGGAGGACTGCGCGCACTGCAACTGGTGCCTGCGCAAGCAGGGCGGCGGGCGCAGGTGCTCCCGCGACGACGACCTGGCCGCCGTCTACCCCAGGGTGGAGGAGTGTGACGCCCTCATCCTGGCCACCCCGGTCTATTTCGGCCGCCTCTCCGGGTACCTGGCCGCCTTCATAGACCGCATGCGCGTTTACGTGCACGGCAACGAGACCGCGGGGATGCTGCGCAACAAGGTCGGCGGATCCCTGGCCGTGGCCTGGTTCCGCATGGCCGGCCTGGAGATGGCCCTGCTCTCCGTCAACCAGTTCTTCTACGCCGTGAACATGGTCATCGCCGCCCCCGACCTCGGTCTGCAGGGCGGCTCGGCCTTCTCCAGCCTGGAAGGGAGCGGGAAGAGGGAGGGTGGGGACAGGCTGCTGGTCCTGCATGACGAGCTGGGGATGGCCAGCGCAGCCTCCACCGTCTCCCGGGCGGTGGAGCTGGCGCGGCTGCTCAAGGCGGGCAGGGAGGCGCTGGGCGCTTCCCGCTGA
- a CDS encoding iron-containing alcohol dehydrogenase: MVLTFRFPVQVVFGEGSLPEIRHFVKSFGKHALLVTGGGPTSQLPAVQILQDMLGAEGIAVTFFPEVESDPGVETVERGVAVARENGCDFVIGLGGGSPMDAAKVIAARLNNEGDVSSWEGTGRIPRRGKPLICIPTTAGTGSEVTWVAVITGGKRRQKMSLVSQYLYPLLAVIDPELTYSMTPELTAATGMDALTHAVESYVARRSWEATRALSLQAVRLIFAHLERACQDGSDREARHGMSLAAFLAGMAFTTSGLGLSHALAHALGSHFGIPHGKANALLLPHVMRFNLESCPELYRELAMAMGMDVGGLSAPRAAEKAVEAVEGLLSLLPLPKSLSETGVPPSSVEALSAEAFLNTRLRSSNPRDTVLEDLVGVLRQAFT; encoded by the coding sequence ATGGTCCTGACCTTCCGCTTTCCGGTGCAGGTGGTCTTCGGGGAGGGCTCCCTGCCGGAGATACGCCACTTCGTGAAGAGCTTCGGGAAGCACGCCCTGCTGGTGACGGGGGGCGGTCCCACCTCGCAACTTCCCGCGGTACAGATCTTGCAGGACATGCTCGGCGCGGAAGGTATCGCGGTGACCTTCTTCCCGGAGGTGGAAAGCGATCCCGGGGTGGAAACGGTGGAGCGGGGAGTGGCCGTGGCCCGCGAAAACGGGTGCGACTTCGTCATCGGCTTGGGGGGCGGCAGCCCCATGGACGCGGCGAAGGTCATAGCCGCCAGGCTCAACAACGAGGGCGACGTCAGCTCCTGGGAGGGCACGGGACGCATACCGCGGCGCGGCAAGCCGCTCATCTGCATCCCCACCACCGCGGGCACGGGAAGCGAGGTCACCTGGGTTGCGGTGATCACGGGTGGGAAGCGACGCCAGAAGATGTCCCTGGTAAGCCAGTACCTCTACCCCTTGCTGGCGGTGATCGATCCCGAGCTCACCTACTCCATGACCCCGGAGCTGACGGCGGCCACCGGCATGGACGCGCTCACCCATGCGGTGGAATCATACGTCGCCAGGAGGTCTTGGGAAGCGACGCGGGCGCTCTCCCTGCAGGCGGTGCGGCTCATCTTCGCCCACCTGGAGCGGGCCTGCCAGGACGGGAGCGACCGCGAGGCCAGGCACGGCATGTCCCTGGCCGCTTTCCTCGCCGGCATGGCCTTCACCACCTCGGGCCTGGGGTTGTCCCATGCCCTGGCTCACGCCCTGGGCTCCCATTTCGGAATCCCCCACGGCAAGGCGAACGCGCTGCTCCTTCCCCACGTCATGCGCTTCAACCTGGAGAGCTGTCCGGAGCTCTACCGGGAGCTGGCCATGGCGATGGGCATGGACGTGGGCGGCCTTTCCGCCCCGCGAGCCGCGGAAAAGGCGGTGGAGGCGGTGGAGGGCCTGCTCTCCCTGCTCCCCCTGCCGAAGAGCCTCTCCGAAACGGGAGTGCCGCCGTCAAGCGTGGAAGCGCTCTCCGCCGAGGCCTTCCTGAACACGCGCCTGCGCTCCTCCAATCCCAGGGACACCGTTCTCGAGGACCTGGTGGGGGTGCTGCGCCAGGCCTTCACCTAG
- a CDS encoding saccharopine dehydrogenase NADP-binding domain-containing protein codes for MARLLILGGCGAVGSTAAKYLAAGDYFDEIVIADREEEAARKLAAELGGRVSARGVNADDAADLKELMAGCDLVLNCIGPFYRYGPPILRAAIEAGVDYVDICDDMDATEEMLAMDEEAKKAGISALIGMGSSPGMANLLVKFTAQTLLDQVDSVDIYHAHGGEPVEGPAVIKHRFHSMEIDIPMFLDGEYRTVRLFEESGRALEEETDFRDVGTYPVYAYPHPETITLPKYIKGVKRVTNLGLVIPVSYANLIKDMVRLGLTSDEPIEVQGQKVVPREFAVAFVISRRDGLLREAGIDSPRGCLKIVVKGVKDGEPHTYIFQMSSSGMGMGEGTGIPAALGAIVMGQGKITLKGVFPPEAGVEPMDMIKLAGEVIKSSGKGERAPIFIEHVDKDGNVEAMDFKL; via the coding sequence ATGGCAAGGCTTTTGATCCTTGGAGGTTGCGGAGCGGTGGGGAGCACCGCGGCGAAGTACCTTGCGGCGGGCGATTACTTCGACGAGATCGTCATCGCGGACCGCGAGGAAGAGGCGGCGCGGAAGCTGGCGGCGGAGCTGGGCGGCAGGGTGTCGGCGCGGGGCGTGAACGCGGACGATGCCGCCGACCTCAAGGAGCTCATGGCCGGCTGCGACCTCGTGCTCAACTGCATCGGTCCCTTCTACCGTTACGGTCCGCCCATACTGCGGGCCGCCATCGAGGCGGGCGTTGACTACGTGGATATCTGCGACGACATGGACGCCACCGAGGAGATGCTCGCCATGGACGAGGAGGCGAAGAAGGCCGGCATCTCCGCCCTCATAGGCATGGGGAGCTCCCCCGGCATGGCCAACCTGCTGGTGAAGTTCACGGCGCAGACCCTGCTGGACCAGGTGGATTCCGTGGACATCTACCACGCCCACGGCGGGGAGCCGGTGGAGGGCCCCGCGGTCATCAAGCATCGCTTCCATTCCATGGAAATAGATATCCCCATGTTCCTGGACGGTGAGTACAGGACGGTGCGCCTCTTCGAGGAGAGCGGCAGGGCCCTGGAGGAGGAGACCGACTTCCGCGACGTGGGCACCTACCCCGTCTACGCCTACCCCCACCCGGAGACCATAACCCTCCCCAAGTACATCAAGGGCGTGAAGAGGGTCACCAACCTGGGGCTGGTCATCCCCGTCTCGTACGCCAACCTAATCAAGGACATGGTCAGGCTGGGACTGACCTCCGACGAGCCCATCGAGGTGCAGGGGCAGAAGGTCGTGCCCCGCGAGTTCGCCGTGGCCTTCGTCATCTCCCGGCGCGACGGGCTGCTCAGGGAGGCGGGGATAGATTCCCCGCGGGGTTGCCTGAAGATCGTGGTGAAGGGCGTGAAGGACGGCGAACCGCATACCTATATCTTCCAGATGTCCTCGAGCGGCATGGGCATGGGCGAGGGGACGGGCATCCCCGCCGCGCTGGGGGCCATCGTCATGGGACAGGGAAAGATAACCCTGAAGGGCGTCTTCCCGCCCGAGGCCGGGGTGGAGCCCATGGACATGATCAAGCTGGCCGGTGAGGTCATCAAGTCCTCCGGCAAGGGGGAGCGGGCCCCCATCTTCATCGAGCACGTGGACAAGGACGGCAACGTGGAGGCCATGGACTTCAAGTTATAG
- a CDS encoding TetR/AcrR family transcriptional regulator: MEASRGTPARRKPRPETSDGRLPGAKSLGLRRNPAKDERERAFKEAALRLFSSRGYHKTTMSEVALEAGFGKGTLYWYWKSKEELYFDLVEDSHREFVALVRRAADMEGDALEKLGWLGREMVELHYRNREYTKLSWKMRAEELETFSPEYVERLRRNNEETKRELQRIVSQGIDEGLLPAGDPYYLTCMLLGLVEGMEIQWLEDPEAFDLRKAMEMVLSLVSAVRPYLGSVSLSGQGPGSGGKAHMDE; encoded by the coding sequence ATGGAGGCCAGCAGGGGGACGCCGGCACGAAGGAAACCGCGGCCGGAGACGAGCGACGGCAGGCTGCCCGGGGCCAAATCGCTGGGCCTGCGCAGGAACCCCGCCAAGGACGAGCGGGAGCGGGCTTTCAAGGAGGCGGCCCTCAGGCTCTTTTCCTCCAGGGGTTACCACAAGACCACCATGTCGGAGGTCGCCCTGGAAGCTGGCTTCGGTAAGGGGACCCTCTACTGGTACTGGAAATCCAAGGAAGAGCTCTACTTCGACCTCGTCGAGGATTCGCACAGGGAGTTCGTCGCCCTGGTGAGGCGCGCGGCGGACATGGAAGGCGATGCCCTCGAGAAGCTTGGGTGGCTGGGGAGGGAGATGGTAGAGCTGCATTACCGCAACCGCGAGTACACCAAGCTCTCCTGGAAGATGCGGGCGGAGGAACTGGAGACCTTCTCGCCCGAGTACGTGGAAAGGCTGCGCCGCAACAACGAGGAGACCAAGCGGGAGTTGCAGCGCATCGTCAGCCAGGGAATCGATGAAGGTTTACTGCCTGCCGGAGACCCCTACTACCTGACCTGCATGCTGCTGGGGCTGGTGGAGGGGATGGAGATACAGTGGCTGGAGGACCCCGAGGCCTTCGACCTGCGCAAGGCCATGGAGATGGTCCTCTCGCTGGTCTCCGCCGTGCGGCCTTACCTCGGAAGCGTTTCCCTTTCCGGGCAGGGTCCTGGCTCCGGCGGAAAAGCGCACATGGACGAGTGA